Proteins from one Homalodisca vitripennis isolate AUS2020 chromosome 3, UT_GWSS_2.1, whole genome shotgun sequence genomic window:
- the LOC124357387 gene encoding 40S ribosomal protein S19-like has translation MPSVTLKDVDQHKFVKAFSAFLKKTGKMKVPDWVDIVKSGRYKELAPYDQDWYYTRCAAIVRHIYFRSPVGVGAVTKMFGGRKRNGVCPAHFCRSAGGVARKALQSLENLKLIEKCPDGGRKITVQGRRDLDRIAAQVRQKKKQQQLLLAQQAGISVQAPAAAAAAAPAPAADAPADGSWSQM, from the exons ATGCCGTCAGTGACACTTAAGGATGTTGATCAACATAAATTTGTGAAGGCGTTTTCTGCCTTCTTAAAAAA GACAGGCAAGATGAAGGTGCCAGACTGGGTGGACATTGTGAAGAGTGGAAGGTACAAGGAGTTGGCTCCATATGACCAAGACTGGTACTACACCAGGTGTGCAGCCATCGTTAGGCACATCTATTTTCGATCTCCCGTTGGAGTAGGTGCAGTCACCAAGATGTTTGGAG GTCGCAAGAGGAACGGTGTGTGCCCAGCACACTTCTGCCGCTCTGCAGGTGGTGTGGCCCGCAAGGCACTACAATCTCTTGAAAACCTGAAGCTGATAGAGAAGTGCCCTGACGGTGGGCGCAAAATCACTGTACAAGGCCGCAGGGACTTAGATCGTATCGCTGCCCAAGTGAGGCAGAAGAAGAAGCAGCAGCAACTGCTGCTGGCCCAGCAGGCTGGTATCTCAGTGCAAGCTCctgcagcagcagcagcagcagcccC